The Corvus moneduloides isolate bCorMon1 chromosome 5, bCorMon1.pri, whole genome shotgun sequence genome includes a region encoding these proteins:
- the GRSF1 gene encoding G-rich sequence factor 1 — translation MAVAAAARRALSALLLGRGPALPPALRLPRPAPAPVPVPAPAPLSAALRAYSQVTDAPSQEGRLSEREPASPNAESDNVYLVRAQGFPFSCTEEDVLTFFDSCRIRNGENGIHFLLNKDGRRRGDALIELESKADVQRALEKHLRYMGPRYVKVFEVHDSDVESLLRSLRDESQAMNDGVVLLRGLPFTSTEEDIADFFSGLKIADIAFIYRGDRRTGEAFVQFAAPEMAAKALLRHREYMGNRYIEVYVSRKHQMQRHVPYSKQVMAYSKARREYESISEERGWRDTGGSDAEGEIKLCREGTERNVLESENTPSPPQHFVHMRGFPSQASARDIINFFAPLRPTRILVEYNSHGDATGEADVHFKSHKDAVAAMAKEGSQMECCAIELFLNEHPQGKENC, via the exons ATGGCcgtggccgccgccgcccgccgcgctcTGTCCGCGCTGCTGCTGGGCCGgggcccggcgctgccgcccgcGCTGCGCctgccccggcccgccccggccccggtcccggttccggccccggccccgctcagcGCCGCGCTCCGCGCCTACAGCCAG GTCACAGATGCCCCGTCCCAGGAAGGTCGCCTCTCAGAGCGGGAGCCCGCCTCACCCAATGCGGAAAGCGACAATGTCTACCTCGTCAGGGCACAAGGATTCCCGTTCTCGTGCACCGAGGAAGATGTCCTCACCTTCTTTGATA GCTGTAGAATTCGAAACGGTGAGAACGGGATTCACTTCCTCTTAAACAAGGATGGGAGGCGCAGGGGGGATGCCTTGAtcgagctggagtccaaagcagaCGTCCAGAGAGCCCTGGAAAAGCACCTGAGATACATGGGCCCACGCTATGTGAAAG TTTTTGAAGTCCACGACAGTGATGTGGAGAGCTTGCTGCGGAGCCTGCGGGATGAGTCACAGGCCATGAACGATGGAGTTGTGCTGCTCCGAGGCCTCCCCTTCACCTCCACTGAGGAGGACATTGCGGATTTCTTCTCAG GTTTGAAAATAGCAGACATAGCTTTTATTTACCGGGGAGACAGAAGAACAGGAGAAGCTTTCGTGCAGTTTGCAGCTCCTGAAATGGCAGCTAAAGCCCTGCTACGGCACAGGGAATATATGGGAAATAG GTATATAGAAGTGTATGTGAGCAGAAAGCACCAGATGCAAAGGCATGTGCCCTACAGCAAGCAGGTGATGGCCTACTCCAAAGCGAGGAGAGAGTATGAGTCCATCTCTGAAGAAAGGGGCTGGAGAGACACTGGAGGCTCCGATGCTGAAGGAGAAATTA AATTGTGCAGGGAAGGAACAGAAAGGAACGTTTTAGAGTCTGAGAACACCCCATCACCACCACAACACTTTGTCCACATGAGGGGTTTTCCTTCCCAAGCTAGTGCCCGGGACATAATAAAT ttttttgCTCCGCtgagacccacaaggatcttGGTGGAATATAACTCCCATGGAGATGCCACAGGAGAGGCCGATGTGCACTTCAAGAGCCACAAGGATGCAGTCGCAGCAATGGCCAAGGAGGGGTCACAGATGG AGTGCTGTGCCATTGAATTGTTCCTGAACGAACATCCCCAGGGAAAGGAGAACTGCTag